In the Candidatus Dormiibacterota bacterium genome, one interval contains:
- a CDS encoding [LysW]-lysine hydrolase: MITELTAQTEPVTESGIELLEEMVSIPSVSTQERELGQWLVSRLRAMGFAARRDEAGNVIAFWGSGPREVLLLGHMDTVPGFIPVRREGNRLFGRGAVDAKGPLAAAITAVARQPDGAACRFTVIGAVEEEGSSRGARHLVNRKAPDQLVILEPSGWDAVTLGYKGSLKLRYRLSQPMGHGAGPNESAADRATAFVRRVQDHAAAQGEGLGTFERLDARILRFHADHDGFRDTAAMTVGFRLPPNFDVPSFQQELEQWAQGAELRFEYADAAVRAEKNTPVVRAFLKGIRDAGGTPRFKMKTGTSDMNILAPVWGCPTLAYGPGDSKLDHTPDEAMDLEDFARGVNVLTTALNQLAR, from the coding sequence GTGATCACCGAGCTGACCGCGCAGACCGAGCCTGTCACCGAATCCGGCATCGAGCTGCTCGAGGAGATGGTGTCGATCCCGAGCGTCTCCACGCAGGAGCGCGAGCTGGGCCAGTGGCTGGTGTCACGGCTGCGGGCGATGGGCTTCGCCGCGAGACGGGACGAAGCCGGCAACGTCATCGCCTTTTGGGGTAGCGGGCCGCGCGAAGTGCTGCTCCTCGGACACATGGATACGGTCCCCGGGTTCATCCCGGTGCGGCGCGAGGGGAATCGGCTATTCGGCCGCGGTGCAGTCGACGCCAAGGGCCCGCTGGCCGCCGCTATCACGGCGGTGGCGCGGCAACCCGACGGAGCCGCCTGTCGCTTCACCGTCATCGGCGCCGTCGAGGAAGAGGGCAGCTCGCGCGGGGCCCGTCATCTCGTGAACCGGAAGGCGCCCGATCAGCTCGTGATCCTCGAACCGAGCGGGTGGGACGCCGTCACGCTCGGCTACAAAGGCAGCCTCAAGCTCCGCTACCGGCTCTCCCAGCCGATGGGCCATGGCGCCGGACCCAACGAGAGTGCGGCCGATCGGGCTACCGCCTTCGTGCGCCGCGTGCAGGATCATGCGGCCGCGCAGGGTGAGGGGCTCGGGACCTTCGAGCGGCTCGACGCGCGCATCCTTCGATTCCATGCCGACCACGACGGTTTCCGCGACACCGCCGCCATGACGGTCGGGTTTCGCCTGCCCCCGAACTTCGATGTGCCGTCCTTTCAGCAAGAGTTGGAACAATGGGCGCAAGGCGCCGAGCTGCGCTTCGAGTATGCGGATGCCGCCGTTCGGGCGGAGAAGAACACGCCGGTTGTGCGAGCCTTTCTCAAAGGTATCCGTGACGCTGGTGGCACGCCGCGGTTCAAGATGAAGACAGGAACCTCTGACATGAACATCCTCGCCCCCGTCTGGGGCTGCCCGACGCTCGCCTATGGACCCGGCGATTCCAAGCTCGACCACACGCCGGACGAGGCGATGGACCTCGAGGACTTCGCCCGTGGGGTCAATGTGCTGACCACGGCGCTCAACCAGCTGGCGCGTTGA
- the lysX gene encoding lysine biosynthesis protein LysX: MRIGVLCSRIRAEEKLLFEGFARRHLEIEKIDDRELVFDLAAQPRHFDVVLERCLHHSRALYSLRILNQWGVPTVNTYEVALTCGDKINTTTSLIAAGVPSPRTLIAFTPESALEAIETLGYPVVLKPAVGSWGRLLAKISDRDAAEALLEHKDTLGSYQHAIFYIQEYVDKPSRDIRSFVVGDETICAIYRESSHWITNTARGGQARNCPVTPEIDRLSRAAAGAVGGGVLAIDLLEHPDGMVVSEVNYTMEFRNSIDTTGVDIPGRIVDYVLRVGALEAVPA; the protein is encoded by the coding sequence GTGAGAATCGGCGTTCTGTGCTCCCGCATCCGTGCCGAGGAGAAACTGCTCTTCGAGGGCTTCGCCCGCCGTCATCTGGAGATCGAGAAGATCGACGACCGGGAGCTGGTCTTCGACCTGGCGGCGCAGCCGAGGCACTTCGACGTGGTGCTCGAGCGCTGCCTACACCACTCGCGGGCGCTCTACTCGCTGCGCATCCTCAACCAGTGGGGCGTGCCGACGGTCAACACCTACGAGGTGGCGCTGACCTGCGGCGACAAGATCAACACCACCACGTCGCTGATCGCCGCCGGCGTTCCCAGCCCTCGCACGCTGATCGCCTTCACGCCCGAATCGGCGCTCGAGGCGATCGAGACGCTGGGCTATCCCGTCGTGCTCAAGCCGGCGGTCGGCTCCTGGGGGCGATTGCTGGCAAAGATCTCGGACCGCGACGCCGCCGAAGCGCTGCTCGAGCACAAGGACACGCTCGGCTCCTACCAGCACGCGATCTTCTACATCCAGGAGTACGTCGACAAGCCGTCGCGCGACATCCGCAGCTTCGTGGTCGGCGATGAGACCATTTGCGCCATCTACCGCGAGTCGTCTCACTGGATCACGAACACGGCCCGCGGCGGCCAGGCTCGCAACTGCCCCGTGACCCCCGAGATCGACCGTCTCTCGCGCGCCGCGGCCGGCGCCGTCGGTGGCGGCGTACTGGCCATCGACCTGCTCGAGCACCCGGACGGTATGGTCGTGAGCGAGGTCAACTACACGATGGAGTTCCGCAACAGCATCGACACCACCGGCGTCGACATCCCCGGCCGGATCGTCGATTACGTGCTGCGGGTCGGCGCGCTCGAGGCGGTGCCGGCGTGA
- the lysW gene encoding lysine biosynthesis protein LysW, translating to MATAVTAKCPECAADVKLAADVEKGEIVPCSDCGAELEVVERDPAELRLAPEEEEDWGE from the coding sequence ATGGCAACTGCAGTAACCGCGAAGTGTCCGGAGTGCGCGGCCGATGTCAAGCTCGCGGCGGACGTCGAGAAGGGCGAGATCGTACCCTGCAGCGACTGCGGCGCGGAGCTGGAAGTGGTCGAGCGGGACCCGGCCGAGCTCCGCCTGGCGCCCGAGGAAGAGGAAGACTGGGGCGAGTGA